A window of the Mastacembelus armatus unplaced genomic scaffold, fMasArm1.2, whole genome shotgun sequence genome harbors these coding sequences:
- the eif2s3 gene encoding eukaryotic translation initiation factor 2 subunit 3, with translation MAGDESGTTLGQPHLAKQDLSSLDVSSLTPLSPEIISRQATINIGTIGHVAHGKSTVVKAISGVHTVRFKNELERNITIKLGYANAKIYKLDDPSCPRPECYRSCGSSTPDEFPTDIPGTKGNFKLVRHVSFVDCPGHDILMATMLNGAAIMDAALLLIAGNESCPQPQTSEHLAAIEIMKLKHILILQNKIDLVKESQAKEQYEQILAFVQGTVAEGAPIIPISAQLKYNIEVVCEYIVKKIPVPIRDFTSEPRLIVIRSFDVNKPGCEVDDLKGGVAGGSILKGVLKVGQEIEVRPGIVSKDQEGKLMCKPIFSKIVSLFAEHNDLQYAAPGGLIGVGTKIDPTLCRADRMVGQVLGAVGALPEIFTELEISYFLLRRLLGVRTEGDKKAAKVQKLSKNEVLMVNIGSLSTGGRVSAVKADLAKIVLTNPVCTEVGEKIALSRRVEKHWRLIGWGQIRRGVTITPTVDDD, from the exons ATGGCGGGCGACGAGTCAGGCACGACGCTTGGCCAGCCTCACCTGGCTAAACAAGACCTAAGTTCTCTG GATGTGTCCAGCCTGACACCTCTATCTCCAGAGATCATTAGCAGACAGGCCACCATAAACATTG GTACCATTGGTCATGTGGCTCATGGAAAGTCCACAGTAGTGAAGGCCATTTCAGGTGTGCACACTGTCAGGTTCAAGAATGAGCTGGAAAGGAACATCACCATCAAGCTGGGATATGCTAATGCTAAG ATCTACAAATTGGATGACCCAAGCTGTCCCAGGCCAGAATGCTACAGGTCATGTGGCAGCAGCACTCCTGATGAGTTTCCCACAGACATCCCTGGCACTAAGGGCAACTTTAAACTTGTCAG acACGTGTCATTTGTGGACTGTCCTGGTCATGACATTTTGATGGCAACTATGTTGAACGGGGCTGCCATCATGGATGCAGCCCTCCTCCTTATTG CGGGAAATGAGTCGTGTCCTCAGCCCCAGACATCAGAGCATCTGGCAGCCATTGAGATCATGAAGCTGAAGCACATCCtcatccttcaaaataagattGACCTTGTGAAGGAAAGTCAGGCCAAAGAGCAGTACGAGCAGATTCTTGCCTTCGTACAAG GCACAGTGGCAGAGGGTGCTCCCATCATTCCTATCTCAGCCCAGCTGAAGTACAACATTGAAGTGGTTTGTGAATACATTGTCAAAAAGATCCCAGTGCCCATTAGAGACTTCACTTCTGAGCCCAGACTCATTg TCATTAGATCATTTGATGTGAACAAGCCTGGGTGTGAAGTTGATGACCTGAAAGGAGGTGTGGCTGGAGGAAGTATTCTGAAGGGTGTGCTCAAG gtGGGTCAGGAGATTGAGGTGCGGCCGGGTATCGTGTCCAAAGACCAGGAAGGAAAACTGATGTGCAAACCCATCTTCTCCAAAATCGTCTCTCTGTTTGCTGAGCACAACGACCTGCAGTACGCTGCACCTGGAGGTCTTATTG GTGTGGGCACTAAAATCGACCCGACGCTGTGCCGTGCGGATCGAATGGTTGGTCAGGTCCTGGGTGCTGTTGGAGCGCTGCCAGAAATCTTCACCGAGCTCGAGATCTCCTATTTCCTCCTCAGGAGGCTGCTCGGAGTCCGCACAGAGGGAGACAAGAAGGCTGCCAAG GTCCAGAAGCTTTCAAAGAATGAGGTGCTAATGGTGAATATCGGCTCGCTGTCGACAGGCGGCCGTGTTAGTGCCGTCAAGGCTGATCTGGCCAAAATTGTCCTCACTAACCCTGTCTGTACAGAGGTTGGAGAGAAGATCGCTCTGAGTCGACGTGTGGAGAAACACTGGCG ACTGATTGGTTGGGGACAGATTCGGAGGGGTGTGACCATCACACCCACTGTGGACGATGACTGA